DNA sequence from the Desulfurellaceae bacterium genome:
GGGCGCGCGTGGCCGGTTGGTAGGTAGCCAGCAGTCCGGACGTCCTCGGCTCGGAGAAGTTCCCGGCAATCAGCCTTTGCTCTTTGACGACCAGATCGGCCAGGCGCTGCTTGGTGTCCGGGGGGACGATTGGACTCTCAAAAAGGGGACCGATGATCGACAGGTGCATATTGACAGCCCTGGGCGAGTTCCTCGGCCGCCAGGGAGTAGTTGAGCAGCCCGACGCCCTCTCCGCCCATCTCTGGGGGAACATTGAGACTGTAGAAACCCTCCCGGCGCAGGGCCGCATAGTTTTCCAGCGGATGGCTGGCTTCCTGGTCATGCGTGGCGGCTCGGGTGGCGAAGTCTGCTGCCAACCGCCGGCTTCGCTGCTGGAGGCGTGTCCCTGCTTCGCTGACCTGAAAGTTCATGACCGCCCTCCTTGTCTTCGGCTACGGGGTCAGGCTGTCCAGAATCGGGAAAGAACCCTGCACCATACGGCTTTATCTCCCCACAGCAGCCGGCCTGTCAACCCGACGGCTCCCGAGCAGGAAAATTTGTTCAGCTGCAAAGCGACGGCGCGGCGTCCATTGTATTCCCGACCGAGATGGAGCAGGATAAC
Encoded proteins:
- a CDS encoding acyl-CoA dehydrogenase family protein, with protein sequence MNFQVSEAGTRLQQRSRRLAADFATRAATHDQEASHPLENYAALRREGFYSLNVPPEMGGEGVGLLNYSLAAEELAQGCQYAPVDHRSPF